Genomic window (Kwoniella botswanensis chromosome 1, complete sequence):
TTTCCGTCAGCAGCGAGTGATTTAGCTTGTTTGAGAGTAGCAGCATCGATGGTGAATTGAATAGCGTTGGCAGAAGGTTTGGTTCGGAGGTAATAGGCACCAGTCTTcaatcctctcttccatccgTAGAAGTGCATCGAGGTCAATTGGGAGAACGAAGGGTTGGCCAAGTGGATGTTGAgcgattgagattgatcgataaaCGCTCCTCGATCGGCTGCGAGGTCGATGACTGCCTTTTGAGAGATCTCCCATACAGTCTTGTAGATAGCTTTGAGCTCAGCAGGGATCTGAGGGATATTCTGGATGGATCCTCCAGcagcgatgatgaggttCTTCATGTTATCGTCCCATAATCCcaagttgatgagatctcGGAGTAACCAAGGACAAACGACTTGGAAATCACCTGAAAGTACTCGTCGAGCGTAAAGCATGGAAGTGTAAGGTTCGAAACATTCGTTCCAACCTAAGATCTGAGATGTGGAGGCAGTAGGCATAGGAGCAACGAGTAAGGAGTTTCGGACACCATGTTTAGCAATGTTCGATCGGAGTTCAGTCCAGTCCCAGAGGTCGGTAGGTGTTCGACCCCAGAAGTCAGGCTGGAGTTTACCTTGAGAGATGGGTGATCCCTCGTATGAAGGGTATTTACCGAGTTCTTGAGCCATCTCGCAAGAAGCGGTCAAAGCGGCGTGGTAGATAGTCTCGAAGATCTGGATGTTGAGCTCTCGAGCGGCAGGAGAGTCGAAAGGCATTCGGAGAGCCATGAAGGCATCGGCAAGACCTTGTACACCCAAACCGACAGGTCGGTGTCGCATGTTGGAGTTTCGAGCTTCGGGAACAGGGTAGTAGTTTCGAGTGATAACTTGGTCCAAGTTCTTGGTGACAACCTTGGTGATCTCGTGTAGCTTCTTGAAGTCGTAGGTTCTCTTCTCTAGGTCGACGAAAGCGGGAAGAGCGAGGGAAGCCAAGTTACATACAGCTACTTCATCAGGAGCAGAGTACTCGATGATTTCGGTACACAAGTTGGATGACTTGATGGTACCCAAGTGTTGCTGGTTGGATTTGGAGTTGGCAGCGTCCTtgtagaggatgaaaggaCCACCAGTCTCGGTTTGAGCTTCGAGGATAGAGAACCAGAGTTTTTGCGCTTTGATAGTCTTTCGACCTTTACCGGCTTTCTCGTAACCTTCGTAAAGTTTCTCGAACTCTTCGGAGTGAACGTCGGCAAGACCGGGACATTCGGAAGGACATATGAGGGTCCAATCACCATCTTGTTCGACTCGCTTCATGAAGAGATCGGGGATCCAGAGAGCGTAGAAGAGATCTCGAGCTCGGACTTCCTCTTTACCGTGGTTCTTTCTCAAGTCGAGGAAGTCGAAGACATCGGCGTGCCATGGTTCAAGGTAGATGGCGAAGGCACCAGGTCGCTTGTTACCACCTTGGTCGACGTATCGAGCAGTAGCATCGTAAGCTCTCAACATAGGGACAATACCGTTGGAGTATCCGTTGGTACCGGCGATGTAGGCACCCTTGGCTCGAATGTTGTGGATGTGAAGACCGATACCACCGGCAGTCTTGGAGATTTGAGCACAGGTTTTGAGGGTATCGTAAATACCGTCGATAGAATCGTCTCTCATGGCAACGAGGAAACATGAAGACATTTGAGCGTGAGGAGTACCAGAGTTGAAGAGCTAAGATTCACTTATTAGCCATGTCAACGATCGGAAGGATTATAGCTGACTTACAGTAGGAGAAGCATGAGTGAAGTATCGTTCAGACATGAGATTGTAAGTCTCGATGACCTTGTCGATGTTGGCTCCGTGGATACCGACAGCAACTCGCATGATCATGTGTTGGGGTCTTTCGACGATTTTACCATTAACTCGTAAGAGGTAAGATCGTTCGAGGGTCTTGAAACCGAAATAGTTGTAAGCGAAATCTCGATCGTAGATGATAGCTGAGTCGAGAGTTTCTTTGTTGTCCATGACGATCTTGTAGACATCGTCAGCAATCATAGGAGCATGTTTGCCGGTCTTGGGGTTGACCCATTCGTACAAGTCTTGAATGACTGATGAGAAATGCTTCTTGGTCTCTTTGTGGAGATTGGAGATGGCAATTCTGGCAGCGAGGATAGCGTAATCTGGGTGTTTGGTGGTAAGATAGGCGGCAGTTTCGGCAGCGAGGTTCTGAGAGATCAAAAATGGTCAGTCCAACTGTCAAAATGGCAGAATGACACGGAAATTGAGATATCGGATTTGTCGCAGTACGCGAAGTAGGGTACGGAAGGGGAATCATACTCACGTCAAGTTCGACAGTAGTGATACCAGCATGAATACCAACAATCACTTTTTGGGTGATTTCAGCAGGTTCGACGAAATTGGGGTCGAGACCATAAGAAAGCTTGTTTATACGAGCAGTGACTTTATCGAAGGCGACTATATATGACACAAGTATCAGCTCTAGCCCTGGTATAGATGAGAATACCAGTAGCTGGAAAAAGACGTACCAGGTTCCTTTCGACCGTCTCGTTTGTAGATCCACATCACCATTTTGATGAGATTCTATGAGCGTAAGGTAGAAGAAAGTAcaggggaaggggaagttgATCTAATTGATCTGAGCGCGTCAATGAGAATAGCTTAGTCAGCTAAATTGGACCCGATGAGCTCTATGGTTTTAGCTGAAGAGTCACTTACAAATTCGTAGACGTTGTTCGTAGCGTGTGATAGTCAAGGACCAAGCCTTTTAGTTATAcaatatatgatatataagaagaagagatgaagaaggaaagagagaaaacaTTAGGAAGGAGGGGATCGCGTTGAGACACCCGCCCCTTTTAAATTCTTCCTGATCCAGAGGGAGAATCGACCATCGCGTCTTGAAGATTGGATTATGTAATGTTTGATTCAGCTAATGTTCTGTGGTACGCGTCTGTTTATATCGCGTACTCGGTTGTGGGTGTCGTGATCTAAACACCTGATTTACGCGTCCATCAGGATAAAGGATCACGGAAAGTTGACCTGACTTTTACCCGCCTCCTCTCGTCAAGTGGATTTCTTTTAGTCTTCTGTTGTATGTTCCTCTGCTGAGCAAGCAGAAGTGGAGGTTGGATGGGCAGGAAAACAGCTCAGGAATGTCAGGATAAATCCTCATAGATTAGTCAATTCGATCCaggctttggctttggctttggatTTGGGCTTGATGGCTGACTTACGCCAGAGCTATCCGATGGAGAAGCGGAAAACAACCTCTCTCGCTTCGTTGACAGCAACGCGTCGTGGTCATGTAATGTTGTACCACACTCGTACACGAAACGTCATTCGCTTCGACGCGTAGGCAGTTGACCTCATCTAGCATGATTTTCGAGATGAGGGTACGCGCACTTCCTTTGCTCTTAACTTATCTGATAGcaagatcaacatccagATCAGATGATCGGACCCGATTGCACCTCTGTCGTGTCGAGCATGCTCGGCCGACTGTTACGATCTTGGCATGAAGGACATGATCTTTATCTGATAGCAAGTATATCGGCCGACCAGTGCTCGATACTCAAGGTCCCATTTACCACCTCGTACTCAGAATGAGTACAGCGCTGATATACTATCTCTTCTCTGACCACCACTCTTGTGAGCTTGGATGGTGGAACATGCGATTTGGTTACGCTCGATATATGTGATTATGCAAGTACAACAGTGTATGATAAGTATACGAACGCGATCAGAGCATCTAGTCATACTATCTTATCTTATCATCTCGATCAGAAATAACTTCCCTTCCCCGCAtattccccttctccttctccactttTGTCTTTGGCTCctgtctcatcatcatcatcacctggACTAGGTAATTTACGAGCAGGTTCGAACTTGCTTGGAGGAGGTACGAATGCTTTAGGACCGAATATTGGTCTGCCGGAAGGTGCGATCAGGGAAGATACGGGTGGGATGGGCTG
Coding sequences:
- a CDS encoding ribonucleoside-diphosphate reductase, alpha subunit, with amino-acid sequence MVMWIYKRDGRKEPVAFDKVTARINKLSYGLDPNFVEPAEITQKVIVGIHAGITTVELDNLAAETAAYLTTKHPDYAILAARIAISNLHKETKKHFSSVIQDLYEWVNPKTGKHAPMIADDVYKIVMDNKETLDSAIIYDRDFAYNYFGFKTLERSYLLRVNGKIVERPQHMIMRVAVGIHGANIDKVIETYNLMSERYFTHASPTLFNSGTPHAQMSSCFLVAMRDDSIDGIYDTLKTCAQISKTAGGIGLHIHNIRAKGAYIAGTNGYSNGIVPMLRAYDATARYVDQGGNKRPGAFAIYLEPWHADVFDFLDLRKNHGKEEVRARDLFYALWIPDLFMKRVEQDGDWTLICPSECPGLADVHSEEFEKLYEGYEKAGKGRKTIKAQKLWFSILEAQTETGGPFILYKDAANSKSNQQHLGTIKSSNLCTEIIEYSAPDEVAVCNLASLALPAFVDLEKRTYDFKKLHEITKVVTKNLDQVITRNYYPVPEARNSNMRHRPVGLGVQGLADAFMALRMPFDSPAARELNIQIFETIYHAALTASCEMAQELGKYPSYEGSPISQGKLQPDFWGRTPTDLWDWTELRSNIAKHGVRNSLLVAPMPTASTSQILGWNECFEPYTSMLYARRVLSGDFQVVCPWLLRDLINLGLWDDNMKNLIIAAGGSIQNIPQIPAELKAIYKTVWEISQKAVIDLAADRGAFIDQSQSLNIHLANPSFSQLTSMHFYGWKRGLKTGAYYLRTKPSANAIQFTIDAATLKQAKSLAADGKKPAAAGSPSASAESLVAPMRQVKIATTASSAPVPQPPAPESRSDSPKPSEEEEITYEEAKRRAEERAEAALQCSIENKDACLMCSG